The window TGTTCACTTGTGCGATAGTTAGTTGAATAAATGGTATTctgattttaaaattcaatcccgTTTTGATTGAGGAAGGTGAGTATGAAAAAGCAAAGCAATGAGGGGTTTAGTGTTATTGGGTGGGAGTGTGTGAAAGGCCAATAAATTCATAGATCAAGAAGGAGTTCCAACTGTTTCCATAAGTAAAGCAACAAAAAGTAAGGATGAAGGGATCCTCCGCCGGGACTAGAGCATATTGTCTCCATGGACACGGCCCCCCTCCCATCATCTCTTTTCTACTAACCCAGCTTTTTGTTTGTGAATCCTGATATGGTGAGCATCAAATCCCACCCCCACTCCTCTCCCTCATTTCTTTATGCTACACACTGCTGCCACTTGTATCTCTTACCTACTGCCTTGTAGTCctctcctcttctctctctctctctctcctctttctctctctttgccTTCTATTCCAAGTTCCAGAGCCCACCATCTCTTGATCTGATTGCCAACAAATGAAGATCCACTGCGACGTCTGTAGTAGAGAAGAAGCGACGGTGTTTTGCACCGCCGACGAGGCAGCTCTCTGCGACGCCTGCGACCACCGGGTCCACCACGCCAACAAGCTCGCCTCCAAGCACCAGCGCTTCTCTCTTCTCCACCCCTCCCCTAAGCAGGTCCCTCTCTGCGACGTATGCCAGGTgaatttcacacttttttttttcctttttcgttTTTGATGATTCGGTTTTTTGATTATGAGTTGTTGTTGTCATTGGTAGGAGAAGAGAGCTTTCCTATTCTGTCAGCAGGACCGAGCAATTCTATGTAGAGACTGCGATCTTCCAATTCACACCGCCAACGAGCACACCCAGAAGCACAACAGGTTCCTTCTCACTGGCATCAAGCTTTCTGCCACTTCTGCGCTCTACTCCTCTACCACCAGCGTCGCAGATTCTGTTTCCGATCACAAGTCTCAGTCCTCTCTCAAGAAGCCCGAGTCGGTGCCTCCTGAGATCTCCCATCCACCGTCCATCACCAAGACTTCATCGCCAACAACCGCCATAAACAGCATAAACAAGGGTGGGGATGCTTCTCTAACAAGTGAAGGTGTTTCAACCAGTAGTATATCAGAGTACTTGATCGAGATGTTACCAGGCTGGCATGTTGAGGATTTTTTGGATTCCACTTCTGCTCCTTCTGGTTTCTGTAAGGTTTGCGTTCATCTTTCTTGCTGtatataaaattcttttatttattttttaataataaaaagaggATAGCCCATCTCTTTTTATCCAAGCCGATTATCAAGTGATCTGAACTTTGCTTTCGCTTTTGTAGAGTGCTGGTGATGATGTACTACCTTATCTTCTTGATGCGGATCTTGACAACAATCTGAGTAGCTTCTCGTCAGAAAATTTGGGGGTTTGGGTTCCTCAAGCTCCCACTCCTCTCCATCCTTCTCAATATTCGTCATTCATGGGTGGGCAGATTGGGTTGAAAGAGTCCAAGGAAGCTACAACCATGAAACCCAACAGCAAAAAGTGGGGAGACGATGTTTTTACAGTTCCACAGATCAGCCCTCCATCTGTAGGCTCCAAGAGATCTAGATCTTTCTGGTCGTATCACCACTAAGTCTGatgcccatttttttttctttttttgtttctttttgaaCCGATCTGGTTTTCGTTTTTTTCCCCTCTTGCTTTAATTTTGCTTCCAATGTTCTTCAACTCAGGTTCAGTCCATCCTTTTGCCTTTTCACCTTTTTCCATGGACATGTACTTGCAAGCTGCAAGTTATCTTCCTTTGTAAATATGTATGAAACCCAGATAGCTTTTTCCTTCCATCCCATGAATGAAGtcagaaaatttttattcaaaaaggaaaataacaaatttttggCGGAATATCAGATGAAAGTACACTGTAGAAAActgagagagaggaaatgaacAAAGTGGGGTTCAAAAGCACAACAAAGTCGTTTTCTAGTTTGGGTGGAGGGGATGTATCATGAGATATAGCAGaaagcagagagagagagaaagaagacgAAGATGATTGATCGGATAAGAGGGAGATGGGATGGGGATGGTCTGGTTTTGTCGAATTCGGAATTTGCTGAGGACCTGCCGTTGCGTGGGGACGTTTGCTACcattccatcattttcttttcaaaacaaaattttgtttttgtttttattttttatttttctgttttcattAGGCATCTTTGATCTTTCCAAGCTGGTGCGCCAGGTTTGGGTTTGCCACCTTCCAACTCAGCTTCTCACCTCCCTCCTCCTCCACGTCACCTCCCTCTTTCAGGCATAATTGGATCCGCTTTTGGGAACCTATTACCTCCGTTTTAAgacaaataaattttgattatatatgCTTATGCTTTCTTAAAACAGctcaaacctttttttatttgacttttGAATTACAAAaagttttactttttaataaaaaggacTTTGTCGTGCTTTTCAAAGCACAAATAGCTTATGTCTTTTcgttaataatttaatataaaaattaaaaaaatattacttcttaattcttataaataaaaaaaaaaatgattttcttgtgtttaataaaattttcatgaaattaattttatcttttaaattatgactttaattttaatttcatgtaAGTATGGAAAACTTTGTGctactttattaaaaaaaaaattaaaatttcaaatatgacATCTTTTAATTCTaaacaaatcaattttaaatttatttattaatttacatctaatttttatttataggtgATATTTAATtgctatttattttctattattatttattacaattaaatcacaaaatataaaaatatttatttttttggtgaggctaatttattattagataaatattttaattaggtataaaataaattttaaatcttttatatatatatatattcaaaccGGTTAAGAAAATGTTAAATCATGGCTCATACTTGTGGCTTCTAATAAAAACGCAAACAAAAAGCTATCTGAAATGAAAACTTTATTAATTGACGgaggatgttttttttttggaaaattattataaaatcgTCCTAAATAACTCGCCTTTTTGTTTTAATAGTCTTTTAAAGGTTTGGAGATTATGGATGGAGTTATTACTTTTAAAggtcaaaaatataaaagtaaattttaattttttttttatttttaaaaatattagaaataaatgacaatataataggtaaaaaaattaaaaataaaattaataaattattaatatttttccatattttgaagttgcttaaaaaaatataaaactttttatttgaaataaaaaatggatgaaatacttttcatattcattttcatgtttttgtttgaagaatagctcatttttttacatatcttttattattttaagtatttataatatatttcaaaaaatatatttttttttgttaaaataaagtcgattaaatttttaaatttgagtttttaatgacctttttaattaaataatcctTGATTTTAACTCGGCTTCGTCATAAGAAAATTCAAGGCATTCACGAACGTTGCGCACCTCTATCATACATCTTGACCACACGTCTTGGATCTTCATTACACATCTTAACATACACCCGAGTCAACTCGGTCATTTGATGGACCTTTCgtttttggctttttttaaaacttccCATTATTCAAACAACACATAATATAAGTTCATATAAAATTAGAAGTGGTTGTTTACAAAAAGTCAAAAAGCATTATTAGCATTGGTTAAGAAAATCTACAATGGAAAGAACTGTGCGAAAAGGATGTGAGAGTGATTTCCCTGGGGCAGCAACAATATCAAATAATCTACCCctttataataaaattgatattatatatgtatatattttatttgtttaataaaaattataatatatatatatatatatatatatttttttttaacttttaactaGACCTTGGAGTTCAGAGAGCTTTCTGATTCTCTTCATTTACGCTCTTCTTCTATACATCTCCCCCATTTCTCAATCACACCTACCTTCCAGCCTGAATTTTCTAGGAAATTAAATGTTGAGGTCTGGTTCTTTCTTTTTCGCTTTGCAAAGGTTTATTGGAATGGGTAGGGAACAGGTGTCTGTGATTGGAGTGGGGAAAGGGGTATGAACAATGCATTGAGAATATGTTGTGAcagtttgataaatattaaatgCAAATAAGGACAAAAAAAGTTCCAATAAGACTGTATTTTGACTTTTATAACATgatatatagaattttaaagCTTAAcagaaaggtaaaaaaaaaaaaaaaaaagttagtatTCTGGCTTTCCATGGATAGAATTTTAAAGCTTATCCATCTTGTATGCCTCTTGAACGcatgacaaaaaaatatttgaccACCACATAAACGTAATAATTACATAAATGGCAAAGATAGACAGGAACCCATCGACGTCAGATTTCTTTAACTAATCTTGATTATTCCCACTTCCCACAGACTCATTCAATTGGTTAACAGCGTGGAGCCCACCCCAATCAAATTGGGAGTAGTGACTCCACTCTCCAGTGGAGAATCTGGCATCCATGTTGGGAGAGATCATCAGAAAACCAGATTAAggttaaaagggaaaaaaggacAATTAACAAACAGAGATAGATCATCCCATCCATGGACCCAGTTTCCAGTTCATCCGGATTGTCTCAAGCCTAGTGGCCAACATTTTTTGGGTATATCAATTATCAAACCAACATTCAAAACGCTACCCAATCCTCAGACCCCCTGTCAAAATATCTTTCAATATTCTCTCTAAAACTTCTCTACAGACCTTACTAGCTGGAGGCCACCTACTATATATGAAATCTCATCACCCACAACATTTGTCTTcacaaagaagataaaaatgaaGTAACCTGTTCAACTATAATTTAGTTCGTGCATCTAATcattctcttattattattattattattattattgatctACATACGTGTGTTCAAGGTGATAAAAGACCATTGAGGCGTGCCTGCTTTTCAGTGATCCTCCCCCTAACTTCACTTTTCTTCTAGTCATGAAAACATGATCACTTCATTGAATTTATATCATAACTAATTTATTCATACATTTTTCACGCTTTGcatgagaaataaatttatgaataatatCAACTCAAACTAAATCCTTCTTCCATCTTTGAATAGAGAgcaaagcaaaacaaaacaaaatggaGCATAATTAGGGTCCAATTATGATAGAGATATGTTTTATTACTTCATATTACGGATGCAATTTGAAGGGGTCTAACCCACCCAAAACCCAATACAATGTCTAGATACTATAGATAACATAACGCCGAATAAAATATTCTATCGACTAGGATCAGAATCAATCATTCACATCGAGGGCTGACATCATAAAACAGACTACATTAATTAATTGAGTCAGCCTTCCTCCTACTATTTCCAGCAACTGAGCAGAACGGCGACAAATCCTTCATATTAAAGCAGTTCAACCAACACTGCaggttttcaactttttaagGGAAAATTGCTCATGAGTAAGGATGTATGATGTAAAACCTGCAAGccttttaaatcaatttttcagaaaaaaaaaaatggtcttcatatttttctatttttacacTTTTGTCTAATGAATTGACTGTTAGGTGAATTTTTGAAgacaatattaaaatataagtgCTTCTTGTACATTTACAGCCCTTTTcgataattttccattttttgaatTCCATGATTTTAATTCACGACTTgatgaatttaagaatttttctttttcctttcctttaaaATCTCAATGAGTTGTTAATTCATCATATAATCATTCAGGCAATACATAGAACCAATATTGGAAACTATGCCCTTGACAGATACACACTTCAGATAGTATCAGGAGTAAAAGGATGTACAAGAAAGGaatctttcacaaaataaatGGACAAGGAATCCAAATGACTAAACAAGGAACAATAACAAGGTATAGGaatcaaagaaaaacaagatttaatCATTCCTTTCATTGTGATATATAAACATCTACATTGATGGGGAATAAGATTAAAAGCAGCACAAACAACTACAGCCCATGGACAAAGAACAAATAACCCAAAAACCATATCCCACTTAAAGAAGATATGAATGCTCTAATCCCACGTATGTCAAGCGCAAGAGAAACATAGActtgaaaaagatttgaaagaCTTACACCAACTTGCTTGCAAGAACGCGTTCTCGTCTTTCTATGTATCCAACTGGGAACCAACCTGCTTTTCCTCTGCATTCACCTTCTGCCCAGCCACTGTTTGACACCTGCCAAGCACAGAAAGTGAACAGATCTTGTAAAAGAACTGGGATAAAAGATAACCAAATCCAAACATGCTAAGAATAAGCAACATATActgcaaaaaggaaaagaaaaggacaatggaacaaatataatgcaaactTTATCATTGGGTGGATTGAGGTATCCAATAAAGCAATGTATCCATAAAGTTTTAATTTCCCATATTAGAGGGAAAAGGAAAACAGCTgccaaatttaaaataaaataataataataataataataaaagggagTGGGGAGGGCCATTAAACTTAACTTAGGTGCCATGGTTTTGAGTTCAAAAATACCAATCCAAATCAGAAGATTGCAAGCCTTTACCAAATAATTCTAACATAAATGAcatgaaaagaaatttgagaaggAGAATACTTTGGTTCATACACATACAATCTGATTCCATCACCCAGGATCAGAATCTAATCCTGTCACAGTTATTCTTCAATCCTTTTTTCCAAGAATCCTCTAATCAAATTGTCACCACTAAATGAAGATCACAGTGGGACAAAGGATGCTAACATCAACATAAAAATAGAGTGCATTTAGCAATTCACaaaccaaacaacaaaaaagcCCTTAAGATGTGACCACAGGACTGACAGTTGGGTGCCCCAGATGGTAGGTGGGATGAATGACAGAGGAATTGCAGAAGATTGTTTTGGAAGTACCAATTAGAGGAACCTTTTGTGTTTGTGTGTTCATCCATACACCCATGGAGTCTCAGTGAACAACTTGTGAAgtgaatattttatatcaagTCCTGATAAAAGTTACAATTACCCTTCAATTCCAAATATATGCAAGCATCAATGTATCCATGAGAAGAGGAGTCTAAGGTGAAAAACCTTTCGTATCACAACATGATCACCAACTGACAAATTCAACTCCACATCAGATTCAGCTTGAAATGAATGCATGACCTACagtaaaaggaaatgaaataatatatagcAGAATAGTCAAGAAGTATGGACTCTGTATCATAATTACAAATGGATGACAAGAAAGATAGTTACTTCTCCTAAGAAATAGCCCACGCTGCCTGTTGATTCACCGTATGTTTGAGAAGCAAAGACATTGTTCACTTCATCATATGATGGGGGAGGAGGCATGGCATTATTTGCAGTTGGACTAGGAAAAGCTTCAATTCGTTGACGCTCTGCCAGCATCTGTTGTCAACAACAAAAAATGCATGTCATCACCACTTGGAACAGCAAAATATTGTTCATACAGAAATCCAGGCCCCGACCCTTAGCTCAGGCGGTAGATTGCGGGGAGGGGGTTGGGCTTCACTGCCATCCAGATCAGCAGAGAGGAGCCATGTCTAGGCTGAACCTCACATTCTTACACTCCATGACATGTATTGGACACTTCATGGATGtgttcaaaattctaattttctaaaacaatttatttttgttatatacaTGACCTACACATTTGCAAGAAGCATGGGCACAATAACATACAACTATTtcacattaataaaaaaatgatatgattcCAAAACGAAATAAGAaagataaatagaaaaaaaaaaaaaaaagaaacctctTCCAATAGCATACATTGTGTTTTACATGCACTATCATGGTCAAGCTTCTTCTTCCAAGTCATACAATTCTTCATACAAAAATTCAGATTAAGAATCAAactaatatgttttttcatgcaaaatatGTACTCAAAAACCCTTGTACAAAAGCAACACATGAATGCAACTGAACTGAAAAGAGATGCTATAGTACCATAAAGgaacttgaaaaattaatacataCCTCACTTTCTAGCTGATCAAGTATCTGCAGGACACTTTGATGATAACTGCGCTCTGATTCAACCTtcaatgcaaaaaaataaataaataactaagaATATGTTTGAATACACttcctgtttttgtttttaaaattagaaaatagtaggaacttttatataagatacaagAACTCTAACatgcatatattaaaaaagtggTGGTTTTAAGAAccgtttaaaaaaaattaaggtctCAAAAAAATTgtactacctcaaattttaaaatgtttgagagtgatttttaaagatataagatAAATCTAAACTTTTTGTACAAAATGTTCTACTTTTACATAgaagtttatgattttaaaaacaaagaatagaAAGTATATCCTAATGGATACTAAgtagaacaaaattaaaataatagaaaaaacaattttccaacTCCAATTTCCAATTATCCATATTTGAGCTAGACTTGGACAAGTCCTCAtactgaaaaaataaaaataaaaaatctgtaTTACCATGGCAATAATTCGCTGAAGAGTCAACCTTTGTTGTTGGCCTTCTACAGCTGCCATTGCGGAGACCGCTTCTTTACCTAATATTGCTGTGTTTGACTTCAGCTCATGAAGCTTGGCTTCAGCAGCCTCCAGCTTCAAAACATTATCAGGATTGCCCATGGATTCCCTCGCCTTAATTTGACGTTTGGAAACTTCTATAGCCTGTCTGGGTGAAAAGTAGAATGTAAAGACAATCTTGGAGGAGTCATCTCAGGTAAGTTTAAAATTCCATGTAATCTACATTTTTCTACTAAGATTTATTTAGAGGTTTTACAGTGTACCAAAATGCCATCATGAACTTGGGATTCATAGGTCCAAACTGAAAATCATTATTGAGAATCATCTATAATAAAACTGAAATGGAAATAACAGGAATATGACAATGAAATGAATCGCTCAAATTTTGGTAAGAAATGGAAGATGCATCCAGCAGACTGCAGATATAAAGAAATGTCTCATATCTAACGTTACCTGAGCTTCAGCTTCCATTCGCATTCTCTCATATCGTTGAGCAAGATGTCGAGCATCCTCCAAGGGAGCTCCCATTACCATTGCTCTTAAGGGTTCTCCAACCTGGAAATAAAGAATCAAACACTGGATAACTACACATTATAAAggttgttagcccaagggttctcctaatgaggttttgatgataacaaaccatggttaagtgactaattgttttaaactgttaagaatctcaggcttaatctcaaaaattcatcaaggaccaaacgaatacgggatcgagatcatttggaagacttgtaatcataggaaatgaatgtaagatgatagcatgagtgcacttaggatgttcataccttttcatgcatcttagaaaactcggtttattctctaaaacttgattttctttaaaacccaagttttatcaaatataccttaggcaaattgattcaaaattggcatattaactcacctaaagactttgtctaagtattggaaaagaaagaaataaaaaaggataggttttcggggccaaaaggctcaaccggtcgtgGCTATGGCCaatcggctcaaccggttggggaaccggtcgaccggttgcccttgtccaGTCGAGGgagacacaaaattttctctctctcccagtagctttcTCTTCTCGGTCAAGCCtcacccttgtccggtcgatgtccggtcgaggcaacggtaacctgccatgcattaaatgcaccaacggctagtgattCGGTTgaccctttgctcgtccggtcgaggctacttttctgctgtttttgtctcccaagcttagaaacctataaataaagagctcctcttcatttatgaggaagagaacaattgcattcaaagcccacctacctgttcttgatcaaaaagctctcattttctttctaagtgcatcaaaccatcacttgcatattcttagtgcactcttgcaattcatcctagctttctcttgtatttgagccatccttaagctaggttgagagtttcatccttgtataaactgagtgtgaaagccttcaagtggttcaaatcttgaagagattgtgtgagagcccattggagccggaatccaagtgtaagacgattgaaagcttgattgaaacttcaagttagtggaaccctcactcggttaggagattgagaagagtggacgtaggcaagggagggccgaaccactataaacccgagtttgaattctctaactttatctctttcctttatttattttgtgcatatattattgtgtggaaaaagattttgaaaaacccaattcacccccccttttgggtattttccttaattatttatagcctttgttttatcaaagGTGAAAAACTGACTATTAAATGGAGAATTTAGAATGATAATGTAAATATGTCTTAATCGATTTGATTCAGTAGTTCATGTAAAAAATAATCCATaattataaagaataataacGCAAACCTCCATCAAACTGCAATATGCTTTCAAATCAAGCTTCAGATGCAATACACCCAGTACATGCTCTAAACTCCAAAATGattaatgaatcaaatggcTTTTTTGACAAGGCTTATATACagagaaagtgacaaagtcc is drawn from Vitis riparia cultivar Riparia Gloire de Montpellier isolate 1030 chromosome 18, EGFV_Vit.rip_1.0, whole genome shotgun sequence and contains these coding sequences:
- the LOC117907855 gene encoding B-box zinc finger protein 21 — translated: MKIHCDVCSREEATVFCTADEAALCDACDHRVHHANKLASKHQRFSLLHPSPKQVPLCDVCQEKRAFLFCQQDRAILCRDCDLPIHTANEHTQKHNRFLLTGIKLSATSALYSSTTSVADSVSDHKSQSSLKKPESVPPEISHPPSITKTSSPTTAINSINKGGDASLTSEGVSTSSISEYLIEMLPGWHVEDFLDSTSAPSGFCKSAGDDVLPYLLDADLDNNLSSFSSENLGVWVPQAPTPLHPSQYSSFMGGQIGLKESKEATTMKPNSKKWGDDVFTVPQISPPSVGSKRSRSFWSYHH
- the LOC117905966 gene encoding SH3 domain-containing protein 2-like isoform X1; the protein is MEAIRKQATKIIDQVAKQQQAVLKQFSGGGYGGPDNVLTDESELQQHQKLEKLYISTRAGKHFQRDIVRGVEGFIVTGSKQVEIGTKLSEDSRKYGVENTCTSGSTLSKAALSFARARAQMEKERGNLLKALGTKVGEPLRAMVMGAPLEDARHLAQRYERMRMEAEAQAIEVSKRQIKARESMGNPDNVLKLEAAEAKLHELKSNTAILGKEAVSAMAAVEGQQQRLTLQRIIAMVESERSYHQSVLQILDQLESEMLAERQRIEAFPSPTANNAMPPPPSYDEVNNVFASQTYGESTGSVGYFLGEVMHSFQAESDVELNLSVGDHVVIRKVSNSGWAEGECRGKAGWFPVGYIERRERVLASKLV
- the LOC117905966 gene encoding SH3 domain-containing protein 2-like isoform X2; this translates as MEAIRKQATKIIDQVAKQQQAVLKQFSGGGYGGPDNVLTDESELQQHQKLEKLYISTRAGKHFQRDIVRGVEGFIVTGSKQVEIGTKLSEDSRKYGVENTCTSGSTLSKAALSFARARAQMEKERGNLLKALGTKVGEPLRAMVMGAPLEDARHLAQRYERMRMEAEAQAIEVSKRQIKARESMGNPDNVLKLEAAEAKLHELKSNTAILGKEAVSAMAAVEGQQQRLTLQRIIAMVESERSYHQSVLQILDQLESEMLAERQRIEAFPSPTANNAMPPPPSYDEVNNVFASQTYGESTGSVGYFLGEVMHSFQAESDVELNLSVGDHVVIRKVFHLRLLFSWIH